The segment CCGCGCCGGAGGTCATCGTGTTTCCGATGAAGTCCAGTCCGCTGTCCATGAGGCTGGGTTCCTGGACCGCCATGACCTGGCCGTAGGCGTCCTGGAGGCTCTTCGCGGAGGCGAACATCACATCTGAGACGTTCTTCGCGTACGGAGCACCGTTGTTGAAGTTCTGGGCGATGACATTCGCCTGACTGGCGAATCCCATGGCGGACTCGCCGTGCCACGTTTCCAGGACCTTGTTCACGGCATCCGTGAACTGCTTCAGGATTCCGCCGGTGCCGTCGGTGCCCACCAACAGGTCATGGACGTCGAGCCAGTTCTGGGCGACATCCTCCACTGTCTGGACATTGGCGTCCTCCAGCATCGCCTTGAGGTCCTTCAACCCCTTTTGGTTGAAAGGAGTGTCCGGCTTGAGCCTGCTGGTGCTGCCACCGCCACCGCCATCTGCTACCAACATCCGCTAGCCCCCAATACCCATCGGTTCTGCGCCGGTCACCGCTCAGACTCCCATGCTTGTGCCGCCGGAAGCGGAAGTGACCGTGCTTGCGTGCTCGGCTTCCTCGTACTGATCCTTGGCCTTCTTGGTCTTCTTGCCGAAGTCGTCGATCAGGCCTTCGATCTGAGCAAGGATGGTGTTCTCGATGTAGTCCTTCATCACGGCGTGGGCATTGCGCAGTTCTTCTTCCTCCGAGAAGTTCTTGCCCAGTGCGCCGGCCGGAAGGTACGTGTTGTTCGCGGCTTTGCCTTTCGTTCCGCCCATGTCTCTCAGGACGTTGTTCAAGGCGGTGATGACCTCGTCCAGGGCGCTCAGATCAACGCCGTATTGGCTAGCGGCCATTACAGGGCCTCCCCGTGTGTGTTGATTGGATGCTTGCGGCGCCAGTCGCGCATCGCGATGCCGGAGCCGACGACGACGGCGATGATCAGGACGCCGCCGCCGACGACGTATATGCCGTAGCGGGTGTTCCGCTCCTCCGGGGTCTCACCGATGGTCAGGACGCCGGGGACGATGGAGTTGCCGGCGTTCTGGATCTGGGTGGACTCGGGGTCCTCGGTGGCTTTGTCGCTGGGCGGGGCATCGTCGGTGAGGGCGGCCACCGGGTCGACGACGCCCCAGCCGACCAGGGCGTTGTGGCCGGACTCGGTGCGCTCGGCGGTCTGTTCGATGCGGGCGACGACCTGGGCGGGGCTCCATTTGGGGTACTTGGAGCGGACGAGGGCGACGACGCCGGCGACGTAGGGGGCGGCGAAGGAGGTGCCGTTGTCGATGCACTGACCGCCCTTGGGGACGGTGGAGACCATGTCGACGCCGGGGGCGGCCACGCCGACGAAGTCGCCGGGCTGGGAGAAGGAGGCGCGCTCGTTGTTGCGGTCGGAGGCGGCGACGGCGAGGACGCCGGGGAAGGAGGCGGGGTAGGTCAGTTTCTCCTTGCCGGAGGCGCCGTCGTTGCCGGCGGCGGCAACCACGACGGCGCCTTCGTGGATGGCGTCCTCGACGGCTCTCTCCAGGTCCGAGCCGGGCTGGAGGGCCTGGGAGGTGTCCTGGGAGATGTTGATGACGTCGGCGCCGTGCTCGACTGCGTAGTCGATGGCGTCGGCCATGGTGCCCGCGGTGCCGCTGCCCTCGGCGTCGTTCTGGCGGATGGGGATGATGGTGGCCTGGGGGGCGATGCCGACGAAGCCGGTGCCGGCGACGGGGCGGGCGGCGATGATGCCGGCGACCTTGGTGCCGTGGCCAACGGGGTCGTCGGTGCCGTCGCCGCCGGGGGCGATGTAGTCCTTGCCGCGAGCGTCGGGGTCGATGGCCTGCCGGAGCTGGCTGTTGTCGTTGTCGACGCCGGTGTCGATGACGGCGACCTTGACGCCGGCGCCGCGGGAGTTCTCCCACATCTCGTCGAGGAGGAGACGCTGGAGGGACCAGGGCTTACCCGCGATGTTGGCGCCGCCGAAGTTGCAGGAGGCGTTGGCGATCGGAATGCTCGGGTCGTCGGCGCCGGTGTCTGCGGCGGCGGGCGTGGCCACGGCCAGGCCTGACAGGCCGACGAGGCCCAGGGCGCACAGGGCTGCCGCGGCGGACTGTGCGGCGCGAGATCCCACGGGTTGGTTCCCCCTGTTTACATGCGTACAGATGCGTACAGCTGCGTGCGGATACGACTGGTGACGCGTAAGGGTGGACGCACCTTGAAGCGGCGCGCCCACCCTCGATGTTCGTACGGAGTGCCGGAGTGCCGGTGGTACGGCGGCTCGGTCAGGTGTTCCAGATGGAGGCGTTCTGACGCTCCGTGCTCTGGTAGTTCTGGGCGGCGGTGTCGAGCGCCTTGGCGATGGCCTCAAGGGTGGCGTGCAGCGAAGCCGCGCGCTTGTCCCACTCGGCCTGCTTGGCCTGGTAGCCCTCCTGGGCCGCGCCTTCCCAGCTCTGCGCGATCTGCTTGACGCCTGCCTCAAGGTCGTCGAGCTGGCTGCGCACGTTGCCGGCCGTCGTCCGAACATCAGAGGCGGCCTGGGAGATCGTCGTGAAATTGACGAGGATCTGGCCGGACATGGTGTCTCCTCGGGGAGTTGGTGTGATCGGGTCCTGCGGTTCCCGCGGATCCTGGGTGGTTCAGCTCACGCGCACGCGAACGCGCGCGGGCCGCATCATCCGAAGGGCGAGGACTGCGCCGAGACCTGGCTGATCGACGCCGCCTGCTCCTCTTCCGAGGCCGAGTAGTTCTTGGTCGTGGTGTCGATCGCGTCCTTGATCTCGCCCAGGATCTGGTTGAGCTTGGTCGCGTCCTCGTTCACCTGCGACTGCAGGTTGTTGTACGAGGTGGCGGCCGCGCCCTTCCAGCCCGAGGTGATCGTGTCAATCACCGTCTGCAGACGGCTGATCTCACCCTGGATCTGTCCGTTGACCGTGGAGATCTTGTTGCTGAACGCAACCATCTCCTCCTCGGTCGTCGTGTACTGCTGTCCAGCCATAAGCCAGCGTCCCCCATGAGACTCGTTAACCGTGTCCGTACGGGGTCTCCCGGCAAGCCCGGGAACCGCACGTACGGCCGACATCTACGTCTGATGCCTTAACCCACTCTAGCGATCCGCTGTGACAAGACCCAATGGGGGAACCCTTTTGTGACAGAGCCACAACAAGCCTTCACAGAAGGTGCCAACAGCCGCCCGGGATACCAACGTCACTGGTTCTGCGGCTGCTTGGCGCTCGTGGTGTCCAGCGTCGGTCCCGCCGCCAGCAGGTCGGCCCAGGCGTTGGGCACGGAGACGGGGGTGACGCCGTCGTAGCCGAGCCGCTTCTGGGGGCCGTCGTCGGCGGACTGGTTGGGGTCGGCCGAGGCGGTGTCGGCGGCGGTGGTGTCACTGTCGCCGTTGGAGGGCACCGAGTAGCGCAGGCCGGTGTCGGTGACGAGGAAGACCGAGCCGATGGTGTTGTTCAGGGACGAGACGCGGCGCAGCAGGAGGCCGCTGCCGGGGGTGACGTACGCGCTCGTGCCGCCCTCGGAGACCTCCTCGGGGTAGTTGGTGCCGGCCCAGGTGCTCTGGACGGCGTTGCCGGCGCTGTCCGCGGTGCCGTTGAAGACGCTGCAGGAGACCTTGCGACCGCTGGGGGTGTTGACCTGGGTGGGGCCGGCCGCGGGCCACTTCTTGTCGTCGTAGGCGGCGCCGATCTCGATGTCGGCGAGGTTGGCGCTCAGCGGCTCGGCCTTCGCGTTCCCGTACACGGTGGTCGCGTCGGGGCCCTGGAGGAGCAGCCGGGAGGTGAAGTCGCTGATGGGGGCGAGCCGGTCCTTCAGGACGACGAACAGCTGGGTGCCGTCGCCGGTGGCGACCCGGATGACCATGCCGATGGTCTTGTGCTGGGCCGGCACGCCCGAGGCGGAGGACGGGGTGCCCACGCCGTCGATCTGGGGGAAGGTGATGGGCGCGCCCTGCTTGAGGGTTGCCATGAAGTCCGAGGTGACGGCCTGCGCCTTGGGGGATGCCCCGAACAGGGCCTGGCTCAGCTTGACCCGGACGGCTTGCTCGTCGGACGTCAGCGCGACGGGGTCGCCGTTGGCGTCCGTGCCGGGGATCGCGCCGATGGCGTAGGCCTTGCCCTGGTTGTCGACGAGGTACCAGCCGCCGCTGGGCGCCTCGACGAACAGCCCCTCGTTGGGCTTGAGCTGGTTCTTGCTCTCCTCGACGTCCTTCTTGTCCTCGCCGCCGAGCACGAAGACCATCTTCTCGGTCCTCGCCGTGTCGCCGGTGCCGCTGTCACTGCCGGTGCCGATCGGCTGCTCGCACAGCGCCCAGACCTTGGGCTTGGCCGCCTCGTCCTTCTCCGGCAGGCGGTCGGGGGCGTACGGGATGCCGATGGTGGGGCCGTGCAGGATCTTGGGGTTGTCCAGGACGGACTCGTCGACCTTGAGCACCTGGTACTTGTCGGGGCTGAGCAGGAGGCGGGCGGACGCGAGGTTCAGGACCGGGTGCAGGAGGTCGATCTCCTTGCCCGCCTTGTCCTTCTTGCCCGAGTCCAGGTAGACGTAACGGGTGGTGGACTTGCTGCCGACGAGGACGTTGGCGCCGGGGGTGTTCCAGCCGGCGGGCGCGCTGGGCTTGATCAGGCCGTAGCCGCCGAAGCCCACGAGTATCAGCACCCCGACGACGAGGCTGGGCATGAACGCCTTCATCGGGCGGGGGGCGTCCTCGGCCGAGCCGTTCTGCTGCGGCTTCAGGAACGCGGCAACCGTCCGCTTGCGGGCGAATGTGTAGGCATTGAGTTCATCCCGTCGAGCTGCCATTGCTGCCTTGTCTCCCCGTATCCCGTATTGCCCGTTTTCCCGGTGCCACCCCGGCCAATTCCGGGCCCGCCCTCGGCCATTGCGGCAACGGGCGGCCCTCTACTATGCCCTGTGGTGATCGACCCGTACGGTACGGGTACGGCGAGCGCGTCCGCCAGCCGAGCGGGACTCCACGGCCACCACATATCGCGCGCGGCCGAACAGCAGAGGAGCAAACCGGGGGATGTCCAGCGCTACCAGGGCCCGTAGCCGCAACGGCAGGCAGCAGGCGGCACGGGAAACAGCACATCAGGGACAGCAGCAGGTGCCCCAGCAGCGGCAGCCGGGCCAGCAGCCGGCCCGCGTCGGACCGGTGGCTCCCAGGCTGCGCACGCGCGCCGGCAGCGTCGGCGGGATGCGGGTGCAGCAGCTCGTGTACGTGGAGCTGGCGGCGGCGCTGGTGCTGGTGGGCTGGGTGATCCATCCGATCGCCCTCGGGATCACCGGCGTTGTCGCGCTCGGGCTGCTGTTCTTCGGGCTCGGCCGGCGCCGCAAGCGCCCCATGCCGGAGTGGATGGCCACCGTGCGGGCCATGAAGCAACGCAAGAGGGAGTACAAGGAGCCGGCGCCGCACGGCACGGACCCGGCGTTCGCACCGGCCGTGGAGTGCGACCCGGCGCTGCGTACGTACGCCTACCCCGACCGCGACGAGCGGACCGTGGGCTTCGTCGGCGACGGGACCTTCCTGACCGCGATCATCCAGGTGGAGGCGCCCGACGAGCCGCTGCGCCCGCAGCGCGGGACGCGGCCGCTGCCCCTGGACCTGCTGCACGCGGCACTGGACGTCGAGGACATCCACCTGGAGTCGGTGCAGCTGGTGCAGTACACCCAGCCCGCCCCGGCCCCGCATGTGCCCGAACAGGCCGTCTCCGTACGCTCCTACGCGCCGATCCAGGCCCAGTCGCAGACCCCGGCGGTCCGGCTGACGTGGGTCGCGCTCAAGCTCGACCCGGAGCTGTGCGCGGAGGCCGTGACGGCGCGCGGCGGCGGGATCGGCGGCGCCCAGCGGGCGCTGCTGCGGGCGGCCGACCAGCTGGCCAGCCGACTGACGGGGCTGGGATTCAGGGCGAGCGTGCTGGACGAGCGGGAGATCGTGACGGCGGTGGGCATCGCGTCCTGCGTCAACCCGCGCGCCAACAACGGCGGTGCGGCGGCCCGCGACGGGCGGGCGGCCCGGCGCACCCAGGAGTCGGTGCGGGCCTGGCGCTGCGACGACCGCTGGCACACCACGTACTGGGTCGGCAACTGGCCGCAGATGGGCCCGGGGGCGGTGCAACTGGCCGATCTGACCGCCCTGCTGACCTCGACGCCGGTGATGGCGACCACCTTCGCGCTGACCGCCTCGCGCGGTGCGCTCAACTCCCCCGCGCTGACCGGGTACGTACGGCTGGCGGCCCGCAGCGAGAACGAACTCGTCGCCGCCCGGCGCATCCTGGAGGGCCGCAGCGGCACCGCCCGCGCCTCTCTCGTGCGCCTTGACCGCGAGCAGCTTCCCGGCCTGCTGGCCACGCTCCCCCTCGGAGGTACGCGCTGATGTCCACGCCCACGTACGCCCCGGCGGGCGGCGGCTGGAACCAGGGCCCGGGCCGGCAGGGCCCCGCCCCGGGGCAGTTTC is part of the Streptomyces sp. NBC_01262 genome and harbors:
- the mycP gene encoding type VII secretion-associated serine protease mycosin, with the translated sequence MGSRAAQSAAAALCALGLVGLSGLAVATPAAADTGADDPSIPIANASCNFGGANIAGKPWSLQRLLLDEMWENSRGAGVKVAVIDTGVDNDNSQLRQAIDPDARGKDYIAPGGDGTDDPVGHGTKVAGIIAARPVAGTGFVGIAPQATIIPIRQNDAEGSGTAGTMADAIDYAVEHGADVINISQDTSQALQPGSDLERAVEDAIHEGAVVVAAAGNDGASGKEKLTYPASFPGVLAVAASDRNNERASFSQPGDFVGVAAPGVDMVSTVPKGGQCIDNGTSFAAPYVAGVVALVRSKYPKWSPAQVVARIEQTAERTESGHNALVGWGVVDPVAALTDDAPPSDKATEDPESTQIQNAGNSIVPGVLTIGETPEERNTRYGIYVVGGGVLIIAVVVGSGIAMRDWRRKHPINTHGEAL
- a CDS encoding WXG100 family type VII secretion target, with amino-acid sequence MAGQQYTTTEEEMVAFSNKISTVNGQIQGEISRLQTVIDTITSGWKGAAATSYNNLQSQVNEDATKLNQILGEIKDAIDTTTKNYSASEEEQAASISQVSAQSSPFG
- the eccB gene encoding type VII secretion protein EccB, with the translated sequence MAARRDELNAYTFARKRTVAAFLKPQQNGSAEDAPRPMKAFMPSLVVGVLILVGFGGYGLIKPSAPAGWNTPGANVLVGSKSTTRYVYLDSGKKDKAGKEIDLLHPVLNLASARLLLSPDKYQVLKVDESVLDNPKILHGPTIGIPYAPDRLPEKDEAAKPKVWALCEQPIGTGSDSGTGDTARTEKMVFVLGGEDKKDVEESKNQLKPNEGLFVEAPSGGWYLVDNQGKAYAIGAIPGTDANGDPVALTSDEQAVRVKLSQALFGASPKAQAVTSDFMATLKQGAPITFPQIDGVGTPSSASGVPAQHKTIGMVIRVATGDGTQLFVVLKDRLAPISDFTSRLLLQGPDATTVYGNAKAEPLSANLADIEIGAAYDDKKWPAAGPTQVNTPSGRKVSCSVFNGTADSAGNAVQSTWAGTNYPEEVSEGGTSAYVTPGSGLLLRRVSSLNNTIGSVFLVTDTGLRYSVPSNGDSDTTAADTASADPNQSADDGPQKRLGYDGVTPVSVPNAWADLLAAGPTLDTTSAKQPQNQ
- a CDS encoding WXG100 family type VII secretion target, translating into MSGQILVNFTTISQAASDVRTTAGNVRSQLDDLEAGVKQIAQSWEGAAQEGYQAKQAEWDKRAASLHATLEAIAKALDTAAQNYQSTERQNASIWNT
- the eccE gene encoding type VII secretion protein EccE encodes the protein MSSATRARSRNGRQQAARETAHQGQQQVPQQRQPGQQPARVGPVAPRLRTRAGSVGGMRVQQLVYVELAAALVLVGWVIHPIALGITGVVALGLLFFGLGRRRKRPMPEWMATVRAMKQRKREYKEPAPHGTDPAFAPAVECDPALRTYAYPDRDERTVGFVGDGTFLTAIIQVEAPDEPLRPQRGTRPLPLDLLHAALDVEDIHLESVQLVQYTQPAPAPHVPEQAVSVRSYAPIQAQSQTPAVRLTWVALKLDPELCAEAVTARGGGIGGAQRALLRAADQLASRLTGLGFRASVLDEREIVTAVGIASCVNPRANNGGAAARDGRAARRTQESVRAWRCDDRWHTTYWVGNWPQMGPGAVQLADLTALLTSTPVMATTFALTASRGALNSPALTGYVRLAARSENELVAARRILEGRSGTARASLVRLDREQLPGLLATLPLGGTR